Proteins encoded within one genomic window of Pristis pectinata isolate sPriPec2 chromosome 5, sPriPec2.1.pri, whole genome shotgun sequence:
- the rbm48 gene encoding RNA-binding protein 48 isoform X1 translates to MAGRPLEVPQHHRPTQVCLTRPRYREGRRPRAVKVYTINLESRHLLIQGVPAVGVMKELIELFALYGTIEEYFVLDEYPAEEFTEVYYIKYQRLQSARIAKRKQDEKSFFGGLLHVCYAPEFETIEDTRAKLNERKRYIMRTTGNKGAGLYVGEKDVGNPVMSPNVTKGKLSEKPEQCETSKLNQQEWNTDFSMYGYPMLLPPPQEDSQLSSSKSKFRQEYPQMPSSHETLPKDAPCMDNSFESELPSFPKQHLDKSYDSRNSWSSETKQQVSNIRTCASRFVPRNTQLQVRKKINQQMDINIFDELPADNTTVIIGPKRPEIPKVDMGDNSLNISASLIRNKLTKVLSVPTTEAEEIHTKPPKQRRRI, encoded by the exons ATGGCCGGCCGCCCGCTGGAGGTGCCGCAGCACCACCGGCCGACCCAGGTGTGCCTCACCCGGCCCCGGTACCGGGAGGGCCGCCGGCCGCGGGCCGTCAAA GTGTATACAATAAATCTGGAATCCAGGCATCTGCTAATCCAAGGAGTGCCAGCTGTGGGAGTCATGAAGGAACTGATTGAACTCTTTGCTTTATATGGAACCATTGAAGAATATTTTGTATTGGATGAGTACCCAGCTGAGGAATTCACAGAAGTTTATTACATCAAATACCAAAGGCTACAAAGTGCAAG AATAGCAAAACGCAAACAGGATGAGAAAAGCTTTTTTGGGGGTTTGCTTCACGTGTGTTACGCCCCTGAATTTGAAACCATTGAGGATACGAGAGCGAAATTAAATGAGAGGAAGAGGTACATAATGAGAACAACAGGCAATAAAG GTGCAGGCCTGTATGTGGGAGAAAAAGATGTTGGGAATCCAGTTATGTCACCAAATGTCACAAAGGGAAAACTTTCCGAAAAGCCTGAACAATGTGAAACTTCAAAACTCAATCAACAAGAATGGAATACAGATTTCTCCATGTATGGTTATCCAATGTTATTGCCTCCACCACAGGAAGACAGTCAACTGTCTTCTTCCAAATCAAAGTTCAGACAAGAATATCCACAAATGCCTTCATCACATGAAACATTACCTAAAGATGCCCCTTGTATGGACAACAGTTTTGAATCTGAATTACCTTCTTTTCCCAAGCAACATTTGGACAAATCTTATGATTCTAGGAACTCTTGGAGTTCAGAAACAAAACAACAAGTCTCTAACATTAGAACTTGTGCCTCCAGATTTGTTCCCAGGAATACTCAGCTGCAGGTCAGGAAGAAAATAAACCAGCAAATGGACATTAATATATTTGACGAATTACCTGCTGATAATACCACAGTAATAATAGGACCAAAACGTCCAGAAATACCAAAAGTAGACATGGGAGATAATTCTTTAAACATCTCTGCTTCTTTGATCCGAAATAAACTTACAAAG GTATTGTCTGTCCCTACAACAGAAGCTGAAGAGATACATACAAAACCTCCAAAGCAACGTCGGAGAATCTAA
- the rbm48 gene encoding RNA-binding protein 48 isoform X2, with protein MAGRPLEVPQHHRPTQVCLTRPRYREGRRPRAVKVYTINLESRHLLIQGVPAVGVMKELIELFALYGTIEEYFVLDEYPAEEFTEVYYIKYQRLQSARIAKRKQDEKSFFGGLLHVCYAPEFETIEDTRAKLNERKRYIMRTTGNKGLYVGEKDVGNPVMSPNVTKGKLSEKPEQCETSKLNQQEWNTDFSMYGYPMLLPPPQEDSQLSSSKSKFRQEYPQMPSSHETLPKDAPCMDNSFESELPSFPKQHLDKSYDSRNSWSSETKQQVSNIRTCASRFVPRNTQLQVRKKINQQMDINIFDELPADNTTVIIGPKRPEIPKVDMGDNSLNISASLIRNKLTKVLSVPTTEAEEIHTKPPKQRRRI; from the exons ATGGCCGGCCGCCCGCTGGAGGTGCCGCAGCACCACCGGCCGACCCAGGTGTGCCTCACCCGGCCCCGGTACCGGGAGGGCCGCCGGCCGCGGGCCGTCAAA GTGTATACAATAAATCTGGAATCCAGGCATCTGCTAATCCAAGGAGTGCCAGCTGTGGGAGTCATGAAGGAACTGATTGAACTCTTTGCTTTATATGGAACCATTGAAGAATATTTTGTATTGGATGAGTACCCAGCTGAGGAATTCACAGAAGTTTATTACATCAAATACCAAAGGCTACAAAGTGCAAG AATAGCAAAACGCAAACAGGATGAGAAAAGCTTTTTTGGGGGTTTGCTTCACGTGTGTTACGCCCCTGAATTTGAAACCATTGAGGATACGAGAGCGAAATTAAATGAGAGGAAGAGGTACATAATGAGAACAACAGGCAATAAAG GCCTGTATGTGGGAGAAAAAGATGTTGGGAATCCAGTTATGTCACCAAATGTCACAAAGGGAAAACTTTCCGAAAAGCCTGAACAATGTGAAACTTCAAAACTCAATCAACAAGAATGGAATACAGATTTCTCCATGTATGGTTATCCAATGTTATTGCCTCCACCACAGGAAGACAGTCAACTGTCTTCTTCCAAATCAAAGTTCAGACAAGAATATCCACAAATGCCTTCATCACATGAAACATTACCTAAAGATGCCCCTTGTATGGACAACAGTTTTGAATCTGAATTACCTTCTTTTCCCAAGCAACATTTGGACAAATCTTATGATTCTAGGAACTCTTGGAGTTCAGAAACAAAACAACAAGTCTCTAACATTAGAACTTGTGCCTCCAGATTTGTTCCCAGGAATACTCAGCTGCAGGTCAGGAAGAAAATAAACCAGCAAATGGACATTAATATATTTGACGAATTACCTGCTGATAATACCACAGTAATAATAGGACCAAAACGTCCAGAAATACCAAAAGTAGACATGGGAGATAATTCTTTAAACATCTCTGCTTCTTTGATCCGAAATAAACTTACAAAG GTATTGTCTGTCCCTACAACAGAAGCTGAAGAGATACATACAAAACCTCCAAAGCAACGTCGGAGAATCTAA